One window of the Lepeophtheirus salmonis chromosome 7, UVic_Lsal_1.4, whole genome shotgun sequence genome contains the following:
- the Tdc2 gene encoding aromatic-L-amino-acid decarboxylase — translation MEGIEFRKRGREMVDYIVDYLENIDARRVTPSIEPGYLRFLIPREPPEDPEEWDDIMDDVEKKIMIGMTHWQHPRFHAYFPAGNSYPSILSDMLTDAIACVGFSWAAAPSCTELETIMLDWLGKMMGLPKMFLSYEEGSKGGGVIQSSASECVLNCILAARTQTIQKIKAKHYDKNLEEHDILPKLMAYCSKEAHSCVEKGAMIAFVKLRILDSDEDCRLRPELLRQTIEEDIEAGYYPFFVSTTLGTTGCCAFDNLEEIGPICEEHDAWLHVDGSYAGNALICPEFRYLIKGIEHAMSFNMNPNKWMLVNADCSTMWVKDKYKLTQALVVDPLYLQHSYSETAIDYRHWGIPLSRRFRSMKIWFVIRSYGVSGLRAYIREHCRLAKCFEHRVRSDDRFLICNKVQLGLVCFRLNGVDALNQKLLSAINESGKLHMVPANVNGRFVIRFCVCASNATEDDIDYAWKTIGKIATNVITKTKMYETYEKNVQDEPKKLTPVRKDLKYKRSFFVRMVSDPKIYNPQILSESSIEQDFDKKDENQSWISWPMANLLRGDSDFSLRFRNWNAKMVLNTPLSTASSSLASSPQHIKYENEDNKVSIVEDTILEVESK, via the exons ATGGAAGGTATTGAATTTCGCAAGAGAGGACGTGAAATGGTGGACTACATTGTAGACTACTTGGAAAATATTGACGCACGGCGAGTCACTCCTAGTATCGAGCCAGGATATCTACGTTTCCTAATCCCACGTGAGCCGCCAGAGGACCCAGAAGAATGGGATGACATCATGGATGatgttgaaaagaaaattatgatcGGA atgaCTCATTGGCAACACCCTCGCTTTCACGCCTATTTCCCCGCAGGAAATTCATACCCTTCAATTTTATCAGACATGCTCACCGATGCAATTGCCTGCGTTGGATTTTCATGGGCAGCGGCACCATCTTGCACTGAGTTGGAAACAATAATGCTAGATTGGCTTGGGAAAATGATGGGTTTACCAAAGATGTTTCTATCCTATGAAGAAGGGTCCAAGGGAGGTGGAGTGATTCAGTCCAGTGCAAGTGAATGCGTTTTGAATTGCATCCTTGCTGCAAGGActcaaacaatacaaaaaataaaggctaagcactatgataaaaatttagaagagcACGACATTTTGCCCAAATTGATGGCCTATTGCTCTAAAGAGGCGCACTCCTGCGTTGAAAAAGGTGCCATGATAGCATTTGTGAAGTTGAGAATATTGGATTCGGACGAGGATTGCCGTTTGAGGCCAGAATTACTTAGACAG ACCATTGAAGAGGATATTGAAGCTGGATATTATCCATTCTTTGTTTCAACAACTTTGGGCACAACCGGTTGCTGTGCATTTGATAACTTGGAGGAAATTGGCCCTATTTGCGAAGAGCACGATGCATGGCTGCATGTTGATGGTTCCTACGCTGGGAATGCTCTCATTTGTCCGGAGTTTCGTTATTTGATTAAAGGAATTGAA CATGCCATGTCGTTCAATATGAATCCAAACAAATGGATGTTAGTGAATGCCGATTGCTCTACCATGTG ggttaaggataaatataaactaaCTCAGGCCCTCGTGGTGGATCCATTATATTTGCAACATAGTTACTCTGAAACAGCAATAGACTATAGG CATTGGGGAATTCCACTCAGTCGTCGTTTCCGATCTATGAAGATTTGGTTTGTCATACGCTCGTATGGTGTTTCAGGTCTAAGAGCCTATATTAGAGAGCACTGTCGTCTAGCTAAATGTTTTGAGCATCGAGTTAGATCTGATGATAGGTTTTTGATTTGTAATAAAGTACAATTAGGTCTGGTTTGCTTTCGATTAAATGGAGTTGATGCATTGAATCAAAAGTTACTTTCAGCAATCAATGAGTCTGGAAAACTTCACATGGTTCCGGCTAATGTTAATGGGAGATTTGTAATTCGTTTCTGTGTTTGTGCCTCTAATGCAACTGAGGATGATATAG attatgCATGGAAGACCATTGGTAAAATAGCTACCAATGTGATAACCAAGACAAAAATGTACGAAACCTACGAAAAGAATGTACAAGATGAACCCAAGAAACTAACACCCGTTCGGAAGGATCTCAAATACAAACGTTCATTCTTTGTACGAATGGTTTCAGATCCAAAGATATACAATCCCCAAATACTCAGTGAGTCGAGCATAGAGCAAGATTTCGATAAAAAGGACGAAAACCAATCCTGGATTTCTTGGCCCATGGCCAATTTACTTAGAGGAGATTCGGATTTTTCACTTCGCTTCCGAAATTGGAATGCCAAAATGGTTTTGAATACACCATTGAGTACAGCCTCTTCTTCGCTTGCATCTTCACCACAACATATCAAGTACGAGAATGAAGACAATAAGGTCTCGATTGTGGAGGATACCATACTAGAAGTGGAATCaaagtga
- the LOC121121382 gene encoding calpain-5: MEIYKGQAYAKLKKHHLDLGFPWTDPTFPASDTSIGDKIKREFPREIKWLRPKDIVDRPKFVVNDHTAKDVNQGKLGNCWFVAAAGTLAGSKPLWDKVVPDAEEQEFDIKGNHPGVFRFRFYRFGSWTEVLVDDLLPTYNGSLIFSNSQDNTEFWGALLEKAYAKLHGNYAVLQGGNLSDALVDFTSGVSEVIGMEGDSKIHNNEDMKNELFKTMIHEVEEHSLMCCAIHPTNPEDLEKRTSMGLIIGHAYGITAVRKITIRGTGFMDLFKEKEKLFLVRLQNPWGEKEWNGAFSDKSSEWANISNKEREKMGLTVGDDGEFWMPFEDFLIHFSEMSICRVINTSVFSFSKTWNETQFKGQWISPNLAGGCLNNRASFLKNPQYKFDVFKDEEEVMVQLSQIDQRSEGRSNMVIGFHIMRVEDNRKYRVHNIMTDETKTSDYVNSKHVFHRCTLSKGRYVIFPTTFNPGDNGKFLLRIFTDDDGKTKELKTDSPHMAWWKCCASPPILVTRIKVAKAEGLTRGMDAFGGKADPYCLIKCEGKSYQTHVIDDELTPIWNRSAIFYRSKPEEPIKLQIWNHNLIKDGFMGQAILTSMKAEKMTKFIHLVGRKSERTTEVPGKLLIDFETSDDVEQL; this comes from the exons ATGGAGATATATAAAGGTCAAGCCTATgctaaattaaagaaacatcaTCTTGACTTAGGATTTCCATGGACGGATCCCACATTCCCTGCATCAGATACGTCCATTGGAGACAAAATCAAAAGGGAGTTCCCTCGAGAAATCAAATGGCTCCGGCCCAAG GACATTGTAGATAGACCCAAATTCGTGGTCAATGACCATACTGCTAAGGATGTGAATCAAGGGAAGTTGGGTAATTGTTGGTTTGTAGCTGCTGCAGGCACACTTGCCGGATCCAAACCTCTATGGGATAAGGTTGTCCCTGATGCTGAAGAACAAGAGTTTGACATTAAAGGGAATCACCCTGGTGTGTTTCGTTTTAGATTCTATAGATTTGGATCCTGGACTGAGGTACTAGTGGACGATCTCCTTCCCACATACAATGGAAGtctaatattttctaattctcAAGATAATACGGAATTTTGGGGAGCGCTTCTTGAAAAAGCATATGCGAA attACATGGAAACTATGCCGTGCTTCAAGGGGGCAATTTGTCTGATGCTCTTGTGGATTTTACGAGTGGAGTCTCTGAAGTAATTGGTATGGAGGGGGACTCTAAAATACACAATAATGAAGACATGAAAAATGAGTTGTTCAAAACTATGATTCATGAAGTCGAAGAGCATTCACTCATGTGCTGTGCAATTCAC cCAACAAATCCTGAGGATTTGGAGAAACGTACGAGTATGGGATTGATAATAGGGCATGCCTATGGTATCACAGCTGTGCGAAAGATTACCATTCGAGGCACGGGATTCATGGATTTATTTAA agaaaaagagaaactttttttagttcGACTTCAAAATCCTTGGGGAGAGAAGGAATGGAATGGAGCATTCAGTGATAA GTCTTCAGAATGGGctaatattagtaataaagaaagagaaaaaatgggTTTAACCGTTGGAGATGACGGAGAGTTTTG GATGCCGTTTGAGgattttcttattcatttttctgAAATGTCCATTTGTAGAGTGATCAATACGTCTgtcttttcattttctaaaacatGGAATGAGACACAATTTAAAGGACAGTGGATTAGTCCTAACTTAGCTGGAGGTTGTCTCAATAATAGAGCTTCATTCCTTAAAAATCCTCAATACAAATTTGATGTATTCAAGGATGAAGAGGAAGTAATGGTGCAACTATCACAAATAGATCAAAGATCGGAAGGTAGAAGCAATATGGTTATTGGCTTTCATATTATGAGGGTTGAGGATAATCGAAAATATAGGGTTCATAACATTATGACTGATG AAACAAAAACCTCTGACTATGTAAATTCGAAACATGTTTTCCATCGATGCACATTGTCCAAGGGACGATATGTCATTTTCCCGACTACTTTTAATCCGGGTGATAACGGGAAATTCCTTCTTCGGATTTTTACGGATGATGATGGAAAGACCAAAGAGTTAAAAACGGATTCTCCTCACATGGCCTGGTGGAAATGCTGTGCCTCTCCTCCCATTTTAGTGACAAGAATCAAAGTAGCGAAAGCTGAGGGCCTAACAAGAGGAATGGACGCTTTTGGAG GAAAAGCGGATCCATATTGTCTTATAAAATGTGAAGGAAAGTCATACCAGACTCATGTCATCGATGATGAATTAACTCCCATTTGGAATCGAAGTGCAATCTTTTATCGCTCAAAGCCTGAAGAGCCTATTAAACTCCAAATTTGGAATCATAATTTGATCAAGGATGGATTCATGGGACAAGCCATTCTTACTAGCATGAAAGCCGAGAAAATGACTAAGTTTATTCATCTTGTGGGTAGGAAATCTGAGAGAACAACTGAAGTGCCAGGGAAGTTACTCATTGACTTTGAAACATCTGATGATGTGGAACAACTCTAA